A stretch of Bombus huntii isolate Logan2020A chromosome 7, iyBomHunt1.1, whole genome shotgun sequence DNA encodes these proteins:
- the LOC126868037 gene encoding uncharacterized protein LOC126868037, giving the protein MKRLIIFLTIIIIHLICGLDSDLHFQSKYSRYEFILHKCIASAQLNRKHQIAMQEKNSTARQVQSPTVSLNLKLNNSHPFNNSKTTYNNVDMEHYLIKRMENTPLRTLNIKTMQRLLPIFTKKDLLPELEKVTNKTTNSSHSIILIKSAT; this is encoded by the exons atgaaaagattaattatttttctcaccataattataattcatttaatttgTGGATTGGACAGCGACTTACATTTTCAATCAAAATATTCTa GATATGAATTCATTTTACATAAATGTATAGCCAGTGCTCAATTAAATAGAAAACATCAAA TTGCAATGCAAGAGAAAAATTCGACTGCACGGCAGGTGCAATCTCCAACTGTTTCtctaaatttgaaattgaataaTAGTCATCCATTTAACAATTCGAAAACAACCTATAACAACGTGGATATGGAACATTATCTTATAAAACGCATGGAAAATACACCTTTGAGGactttaaatattaaaactatGCAACGTTTGTTAcctatatttacaaaaaaagatTTACTACCAGAATTGGAAAAGGTCACTAACAAGACTACAAATTCATCACACAGTATTATACTTATTAAATCAGCAACATAA
- the LOC126868034 gene encoding 28S ribosomal protein S10, mitochondrial, with the protein MFRSKVFSVLRSINRSSYDIGHTKLLRNTLFSTNVLRGDSGDTSNVTLNENLPITSQQPQTLDETIQESKTSTENAEVFLEASVGSNTSSFSTESEPDKLYKKLEIEVRGNDPAVLRSYGEFAVVVAGHLDITVGRHVAIRKPIFERLTLLKSIHVHKKHRVQYERRTYYRYVDLFNLTGSTADTYLEYIERNLPEGVAMKITKVELQTLPKTVKQAMPSQK; encoded by the exons ATGTTTCGTTcaaag GtattttctgttttacgaAGTATAAACAGAAGTTCTTATGATATCGGACATACAAAATTATTACGAAACACATTATTTTCAACTAATGTTTTGCGTGGAGATTCAGGTGATACATCAAATGTAACTTTAAATGAAAACTTACCTATCACTTCACAGCAACCTCAAACCTTAGATGAAACAATACAGGAATCTAAAACTTCAACTGAGAATGCAGAGGTTTTTTTAGAAGCTTCGGTTGGATCAAATACTTCATCCTTTTCCACAGAG TCTGAGCCTGATAAACTATATAAGAAACTAGAAATTGAAGTCAGAGGAAACGATCCCGCTGTTCTTAGAAGTTATGGAGAATTTGCTGTTGTGGTAGCAGGTCATTTAGACATAACTGTAGGCAGACA TGTTGCAATACGAAAACCCATATTTGAAAGATTAACACTACTTAAGTCTATTCACGTTCATAAGAAACATAGAGTTCAATACGAAAGAAGAACATATTACAGATATGTTGATCTCTTTAATTTAACTGGCTCAACTGCAGATACATATTTAGAATATATAGAAAGAAATCTCCCAGAAGGAGTGGCAATGAAAATCACAAAG GTGGAATTACAAACCTTACCCAAAACAGTTAAACAAGCAATGCCTTCgcaaaaataa
- the LOC126868013 gene encoding uncharacterized protein LOC126868013 isoform X2, with protein MESSGAVTIEGENYQVVDECIEEEDTCNGVQHKYVQNIDPKKQSNTSDKNIQQSDDTNERKKNINIENRANIDLGKNKNTIVEEKSDSYMEKDENTIVEEKSESYMEKDENIIVEEKNESYMEKNENTIVEEKSDSYMEKNENTTIEKEECTKIKENENTTIRKEKDTNIDTNEDISMEKDEEVPIVDSTNSALSDNLNPNDNDGNNKSNMENKCSQQSNVESIDFTADITLDQLDQQRSMTDEDILHNLDEIENIELDPKDFQIQEENEPMEKGTKDHSSHTKSKFVKESEEDGSINVDKTTSNTINKEIKQEKAEKSEKNDWYEKKLIEKETIIKERLSKVARVLGISYPFYEKWLEHEEKINGSPLCKLKPSRRCCLDKPYTNRWKFICNKKDIHESITEVDNPDISFSKNRKIVWKLEPSGAWGVNINNESQFPSFVLRAVKIFEDFLQTTEQSLISHNSSDVNFSDDVSIDVVSKKDTNNEERQDWLWLVVRCNSMDELMLFATGQNISRSTMDRLKQVYESGPGKDCNVKSLYCKSTNKYDDTAVTDTTFLVGSEALDEIVGGLKVQLAPKTNFWSNTAGAENVATAVIDLLAPTPKTTVLEIGCGIGLIGLMMASKCQQVIGVDSPSEVEEAEMTCELNNIKNASFIMGSPIEVTTKIIAAVKNRKTCAIINANTNVGRAIEVMTALRKIPSLKRIVMITTLTKQSVRAILELARPGDHSHGSPFIPIVACVVDTLPNGPHFEAVILMQRRMINKFNQIWSQKTAGEDIKSSEIKIVHEKINQQNTNQIGKKISSKPTELQTKMNFNKFLDKNHARKSKISIKKAFYIKHAENSSIKNRFKRKRSHSPDKEETPKKLMKKFSKSCVIAWHPDQASKKKKEWDTGNSQLCTNIFYEKKMQERPKEQTDLRERLSHNRLDTDIAQTLKEHQALLEIAKEKLSGPAPTVDMNTAKQLQNMLNVVLEQTNKLQSQLPRSVWDRIASPGNINPGQRENKQDDPLLKGRYVQEMGSQDILITMPNKRFLDNDEPEPKSMYKKYNNLSPLEPNTIMPVAYAINSREEKSFRITPERFARSFRVEVSQNRDLRSRRNEMENMKKPISPVRRQISSPKHRVTPPKRLSPKRPLLSPPRRPCSPPRRHFSPLQRPTSPVYRQRSPIRRQISPLRRPMSPRRMSPLRQASSPRRPSPPRRIEMSMNRPMSPLRHQVSPRQMSPIRSTVSPRRQSSSMKRPISPLRRQIPSPNRMILPNRQEMLLSRRQAIPQERQQTSTMRRMESHKLVFERPTLSRQQSPQKRQMSPSRFTDDWDIPNRRAIEQNIWVRPVEQIPEQNIWRSEQTPASSNNWEQITCNDRRHKSFNQEKWETAKDPMRSDSWNNGGNTWNSKQMYTKPMIKETWSLNSNNKWSPMSMPGSSNDNWNVRGNDSLSACTESWMDNKNQGRWESLNVKDSWKCDKEDLNDLPEDAKDPWGDDGISDLKERWHKFESTGTSNAWVRENEQQRGDSWNSKYNKDNWQNKGLSFVTKSQWQNNDSKNIGESRWLPQSDEKKPTCSGWQNGNSVGSWQFQNPNFQSQRSFPSTQFKSSY; from the exons ATGG AAAGTTCAGGAGCAGTTACAATTGAAGGAGAAAACTACCAAGTAGTAGACGAATGTATCGAAGAAGAAGATACATGTAACGGTGTACAACATAAATATGTCCAAAATATAGACCCAAAAAAACAATCTAATACGTCAGATAAGAATATACAGCAGAGTGATGATACgaatgaaaggaaaaaaaatataaatatagaaaatagagCAAATATAGATctaggaaaaaataaaaatacaattgtGGAAGAAAAAAGCGATTCATATATggagaaagatgaaaatacaatTGTGGAAGAGAAAAGTGAGTCATATAtggaaaaagatgaaaatataattgtgGAAGAGAAAAATGAGTCATATAtggagaaaaatgaaaatacaatTGTGGAAGAGAAAAGCGATTCATATAtggagaaaaatgaaaatacaacTATTGAGAAGGAAGAATGTACAAAGAtaaaggaaaatgaaaatacaacTATAAGGAAGGAGAAAGATACAAACATAGACACGAATGAAGATATAAGTATGGAGAAAGATGAGGAAGTTCCAATTGTTGATTCAACTAATAGTGCATTATCGGATAAtttaaatcctaatgataatGATGGAAACAATAAATCaaatatggaaaataaatgttcACAACAATCAAATGTAGAATCAATCGATTTTACTGCTGATATTACTTTAGATCAGTTGGATCAACAAAGAAGTATGACAGATGAAGACATTTTACATAATTTggatgaaattgaaaatatagagTTAGATCCTAAAGATTTCCAAATACAGGAGGAAAATGAGCCAATGGAAAAAGGCACAAAAGACCACTCTTCTCATACGAAAAGTAAATTTGTTAAAGAAAGTGAAGAAGATGGAAGTATTAATGTAGACAAAACAACATCAAATACtataaacaaagaaataaaacaagaaaaagcAGAGAAATCTGAAAAGAATGATTGGTATGAGAAAAAG CTTATTGAGAAGGAAACGATTATAAAAGAACGACTTTCAAAAGTGGCCAGAGTTTTAGGAATTTCTTATccattttatgaaaaatggTTAGAAcacgaagaaaaaataaatggatCTCCTCTCTGTAAACTAAAACCATCTCGACGATGTTGCTTGGATAAACCATATACTAATCGTTGGAAATTCATTT gtaataaaaaagatatacacGAGTCCATAACAGAAGTGGACAATCCTGACATTTCTTTtagtaaaaatagaaaaatagtCTGGAAATTAGAACCCAGTGGGGCATGGggtgtaaatataaataacgaaTCACAATTTCCATCTTTTGTATTACGTGCTGTAAAG ATATTTGAAGATTTTCTCCAAACAACAGAACAATCATTAATCTCGCATAATTCTTCAGATGTAAACTTTTCTGATGATGTATCTATAGATGTAGTATCAAAAAAGGACACAAATAATGAAGAAAGACAGGATTGGTTATGGCTAGTAGTGCGTTGCAACAGTATGGATGAACTTATGCTATTTGCAACTGGACAAAATATCAGTCGCTCTACAATGGATAGGTTGAAACAGGTTTATGAATCTGGACCTGGGAAAGACTGTAATGTTAAATCCTTATATTGCAAATCAACAAATAA gTATGACGATACTGCTGTCACGGATACAACATTTTTAGTTGGTTCAGAAGCTCTGGATGAAATTGTTGGGGGCCTAAAAGTACAACTTGCGcctaaaacaaatttttggtCAAATACTGCAGGAGCAGAGAATGTAGCAACTGCAGTAATAGATTTACTTGCACCTACTCCAAAAACAACAGTGCTTGAAATAGGATGTGGTATTGGCCTCATTGGATTGATGATGGCttct AAATGTCAACAAGTCATAGGAGTGGATTCTCCATCAGAAGTAGAAGAGGCTGAGATGACATgtgaattaaataatataaagaatGCTTCATTTATAATGGGGTCTCCTATTGAAGTAACAACTAAAATCATTGCAGCAGTAAAAAATCGTAAAACGTGTGCAATAATCAATGCAAATACTAATGTTGGTCGag CAATTGAGGTTATGACAGCTCTCAGAAAAATACCATCCCTTAAACGAATAGTAATGATAACAACATTAACCAAGCAATCAGTGCGTGCTATATTAGAATTAGCTCGTCCCGGAGATCATAGTCATGGCTCACCATTTATTCCTATTGTGGCATGTGTTGTTGACACTTTACCTAATGGTCCTCATTTTGAAGCGGTTATTTTGATGCAACGACGAATGATAAACAAGTTTAATCAAATATGGTCACAAAAAACTGCAGGGGAAGATATAAAAAGTTCAGAAATCAAAATTGTTCacgaaaaaataaatcaacaAAACACTAATCAAATAGGCAAAAAGATCTCAAGCAAACCAACTGAATTACAAACTAAAATGAACTTTAATAAATTCTTGGACAAGAATCACGCAAGAAAGtcaaaaatatcgataaagaaagcgttttatataaaacatgctgaaaatTCATCTATAAAAAATAGATTCAAAAGGAAACGTTCCCATTCGCCAGATAAAGAAGAAACGCCAAAAAAACTAATGAAGAAATTCAGTAAATCATGTGTTATAGCATGGCATCCTG aTCAAGcatcaaagaagaaaaaggaatggGACACGGGAAATTCACAATTATGTACGAATATATTCTATGAAAAAAAGATGCAAGAGCGTCCTAAAGAACAAACTGATTTAAGAGAGAGGTTATCTCATAATCGATTGGATACTGATATTGCTCAAACATTAAAAGAACATCAAGCACTTTTAGAAATAGCAAAAGAGAAGTTAAGCGGTCCAGCACCGACTGTTGATATGAATACTGCAAAACAATTGCAAAATATGTTAAATGTCGTTTTAGAACAAACAAATAAACTTCAAAGTCAACTTCCACGTTCTGTTTGGGACCGTATTGCTTCACCAGGAAATATAAATCCCGGTCAGAGGGAAAATAAACAAGATGATCCTCTTTTGAAGGGTCGTTATGTTCAAGAGATGGGTTCCCAGGATATTCTAATCACAATGCCAAATAAGAGATTCTTAGATAATGACGAGCCTGAACCAAAATCaatgtacaaaaaatataacaatttatcACCTTTAGAGCCAAATACAATTATGCCAGTAGCATATGCAATTAACTCTAGAGAAGAGAAATCCTTCCGTATAACACCAGAAAGATTTGCCAGATCGTTCAGAGTCGAGGTAAGCCAGAATCGGGATCTAAGAAGTCGTAGGAATGAAATGGAAAACATGAAAAAACCAATTTCACCTGTGAGAAGACAAATTTCTTCACCAAAACATCGTGTAACTCCTCCAAAAAGACTTTCTCCTAAACGTCCATTGCTATCACCTCCAAGACGTCCATGTTCTCCTCCGAGAAGACATTTTTCTCCTCTTCAACGTCCCACGTCACCTGTGTATCGACAACGTTCCCCCATAAGACGTCAAATATCTCCGTTACGACGACCAATGTCACCGAGACGAATGTCACCCTTAAGACAAGCTTCATCACCGAGACGTCCATCACCGCCACGACGGATAGAAATGTCTATGAATCGTCCAATGTCACCATTGAGACATCAAGTATCACCACGACAAATGTCTCCCATAAGATCCACTGTATCTCCTAGAAGACAATCATCGTCGATGAAGCGACCGATATCTCCACTAAGAAGACAAATTCCGTCTCCTAATCGAATGATACTTCCTAACAGACAGGAAATGTTACTTTCTAGGAGACAGGCAATACCACAAGAACGACAGCAGACATCGACAATGAGACGAATGGAGTCACATAAATTAGTATTTGAACGTCCTACATTATCACGACAGCAATCTCCTCAAAAACGACAAATGTCACCATCAAGATTTACCGATGATTGGGATATACCAAATAGAAGAGCCATTGAACAAAATATTTGGGTTCGACCTGTTGAGCAAATACCTGAACAAAATATCTGGCGAAGTGAACAAACTCCGGCATCTAGTAATAATTGGGAACAAATTACATGTAACGATAGACGTCATAAGAGTTTTAATCAAGAGAAGTGGGAAACTGCTAAAGATCCTATGCGCAGTGATAGTTGGAATAATGGTGGAAATACTTGGAATTCCAAACAGATGTATACAAAGCCTATGATAAAAGAAACATGGTCATTAAATTCTAATAATAAATGGTCACCAATGTCTATGCCCGGTAGTAGTAATGATAACTGGAATGTTCGCGGAAACGATAGCTTGTCTGCTTGCACAGAATCTTGGATGGACAATAAAAACCAAGGTAGATGGGAATCGTTAAATGTTAAAGATTCTTGGAAGTGCGACAAGGAAGATTTGAATGACTTACCAGAAGATGCAAAAGATCCTTGGGGTGATGATGGTATTTCagatttaaaagaaagatggcataaatttgaaagtactGGTACATCAAATGCATGGGTAAGGGAAAATGAACAACAGCGAGGAGATTCATGGAActcaaaatataataaagataaCTGGCAAAATAAAGGATTATCTTTTGTTACAAAATCTCAGTGGCAAAATAATGACAGTAAAAATATTGGAGAATCACGTTGGCTTCCCCAGAGTGATGAAAAGAAACCTACATGTAGTGGTTGGCAAAATGGGAATAGTGTAGGATCTTGGCAATTTCAAAATCCAAATTTTCAGTCACAACGTTCTTTTCCTTCAACTCAGTTCAAAAGttcatattaa
- the LOC126868013 gene encoding uncharacterized protein LOC126868013 isoform X1 produces the protein MYIFVHESSGAVTIEGENYQVVDECIEEEDTCNGVQHKYVQNIDPKKQSNTSDKNIQQSDDTNERKKNINIENRANIDLGKNKNTIVEEKSDSYMEKDENTIVEEKSESYMEKDENIIVEEKNESYMEKNENTIVEEKSDSYMEKNENTTIEKEECTKIKENENTTIRKEKDTNIDTNEDISMEKDEEVPIVDSTNSALSDNLNPNDNDGNNKSNMENKCSQQSNVESIDFTADITLDQLDQQRSMTDEDILHNLDEIENIELDPKDFQIQEENEPMEKGTKDHSSHTKSKFVKESEEDGSINVDKTTSNTINKEIKQEKAEKSEKNDWYEKKLIEKETIIKERLSKVARVLGISYPFYEKWLEHEEKINGSPLCKLKPSRRCCLDKPYTNRWKFICNKKDIHESITEVDNPDISFSKNRKIVWKLEPSGAWGVNINNESQFPSFVLRAVKIFEDFLQTTEQSLISHNSSDVNFSDDVSIDVVSKKDTNNEERQDWLWLVVRCNSMDELMLFATGQNISRSTMDRLKQVYESGPGKDCNVKSLYCKSTNKYDDTAVTDTTFLVGSEALDEIVGGLKVQLAPKTNFWSNTAGAENVATAVIDLLAPTPKTTVLEIGCGIGLIGLMMASKCQQVIGVDSPSEVEEAEMTCELNNIKNASFIMGSPIEVTTKIIAAVKNRKTCAIINANTNVGRAIEVMTALRKIPSLKRIVMITTLTKQSVRAILELARPGDHSHGSPFIPIVACVVDTLPNGPHFEAVILMQRRMINKFNQIWSQKTAGEDIKSSEIKIVHEKINQQNTNQIGKKISSKPTELQTKMNFNKFLDKNHARKSKISIKKAFYIKHAENSSIKNRFKRKRSHSPDKEETPKKLMKKFSKSCVIAWHPDQASKKKKEWDTGNSQLCTNIFYEKKMQERPKEQTDLRERLSHNRLDTDIAQTLKEHQALLEIAKEKLSGPAPTVDMNTAKQLQNMLNVVLEQTNKLQSQLPRSVWDRIASPGNINPGQRENKQDDPLLKGRYVQEMGSQDILITMPNKRFLDNDEPEPKSMYKKYNNLSPLEPNTIMPVAYAINSREEKSFRITPERFARSFRVEVSQNRDLRSRRNEMENMKKPISPVRRQISSPKHRVTPPKRLSPKRPLLSPPRRPCSPPRRHFSPLQRPTSPVYRQRSPIRRQISPLRRPMSPRRMSPLRQASSPRRPSPPRRIEMSMNRPMSPLRHQVSPRQMSPIRSTVSPRRQSSSMKRPISPLRRQIPSPNRMILPNRQEMLLSRRQAIPQERQQTSTMRRMESHKLVFERPTLSRQQSPQKRQMSPSRFTDDWDIPNRRAIEQNIWVRPVEQIPEQNIWRSEQTPASSNNWEQITCNDRRHKSFNQEKWETAKDPMRSDSWNNGGNTWNSKQMYTKPMIKETWSLNSNNKWSPMSMPGSSNDNWNVRGNDSLSACTESWMDNKNQGRWESLNVKDSWKCDKEDLNDLPEDAKDPWGDDGISDLKERWHKFESTGTSNAWVRENEQQRGDSWNSKYNKDNWQNKGLSFVTKSQWQNNDSKNIGESRWLPQSDEKKPTCSGWQNGNSVGSWQFQNPNFQSQRSFPSTQFKSSY, from the exons ATGTATATCTTTGTACATG AAAGTTCAGGAGCAGTTACAATTGAAGGAGAAAACTACCAAGTAGTAGACGAATGTATCGAAGAAGAAGATACATGTAACGGTGTACAACATAAATATGTCCAAAATATAGACCCAAAAAAACAATCTAATACGTCAGATAAGAATATACAGCAGAGTGATGATACgaatgaaaggaaaaaaaatataaatatagaaaatagagCAAATATAGATctaggaaaaaataaaaatacaattgtGGAAGAAAAAAGCGATTCATATATggagaaagatgaaaatacaatTGTGGAAGAGAAAAGTGAGTCATATAtggaaaaagatgaaaatataattgtgGAAGAGAAAAATGAGTCATATAtggagaaaaatgaaaatacaatTGTGGAAGAGAAAAGCGATTCATATAtggagaaaaatgaaaatacaacTATTGAGAAGGAAGAATGTACAAAGAtaaaggaaaatgaaaatacaacTATAAGGAAGGAGAAAGATACAAACATAGACACGAATGAAGATATAAGTATGGAGAAAGATGAGGAAGTTCCAATTGTTGATTCAACTAATAGTGCATTATCGGATAAtttaaatcctaatgataatGATGGAAACAATAAATCaaatatggaaaataaatgttcACAACAATCAAATGTAGAATCAATCGATTTTACTGCTGATATTACTTTAGATCAGTTGGATCAACAAAGAAGTATGACAGATGAAGACATTTTACATAATTTggatgaaattgaaaatatagagTTAGATCCTAAAGATTTCCAAATACAGGAGGAAAATGAGCCAATGGAAAAAGGCACAAAAGACCACTCTTCTCATACGAAAAGTAAATTTGTTAAAGAAAGTGAAGAAGATGGAAGTATTAATGTAGACAAAACAACATCAAATACtataaacaaagaaataaaacaagaaaaagcAGAGAAATCTGAAAAGAATGATTGGTATGAGAAAAAG CTTATTGAGAAGGAAACGATTATAAAAGAACGACTTTCAAAAGTGGCCAGAGTTTTAGGAATTTCTTATccattttatgaaaaatggTTAGAAcacgaagaaaaaataaatggatCTCCTCTCTGTAAACTAAAACCATCTCGACGATGTTGCTTGGATAAACCATATACTAATCGTTGGAAATTCATTT gtaataaaaaagatatacacGAGTCCATAACAGAAGTGGACAATCCTGACATTTCTTTtagtaaaaatagaaaaatagtCTGGAAATTAGAACCCAGTGGGGCATGGggtgtaaatataaataacgaaTCACAATTTCCATCTTTTGTATTACGTGCTGTAAAG ATATTTGAAGATTTTCTCCAAACAACAGAACAATCATTAATCTCGCATAATTCTTCAGATGTAAACTTTTCTGATGATGTATCTATAGATGTAGTATCAAAAAAGGACACAAATAATGAAGAAAGACAGGATTGGTTATGGCTAGTAGTGCGTTGCAACAGTATGGATGAACTTATGCTATTTGCAACTGGACAAAATATCAGTCGCTCTACAATGGATAGGTTGAAACAGGTTTATGAATCTGGACCTGGGAAAGACTGTAATGTTAAATCCTTATATTGCAAATCAACAAATAA gTATGACGATACTGCTGTCACGGATACAACATTTTTAGTTGGTTCAGAAGCTCTGGATGAAATTGTTGGGGGCCTAAAAGTACAACTTGCGcctaaaacaaatttttggtCAAATACTGCAGGAGCAGAGAATGTAGCAACTGCAGTAATAGATTTACTTGCACCTACTCCAAAAACAACAGTGCTTGAAATAGGATGTGGTATTGGCCTCATTGGATTGATGATGGCttct AAATGTCAACAAGTCATAGGAGTGGATTCTCCATCAGAAGTAGAAGAGGCTGAGATGACATgtgaattaaataatataaagaatGCTTCATTTATAATGGGGTCTCCTATTGAAGTAACAACTAAAATCATTGCAGCAGTAAAAAATCGTAAAACGTGTGCAATAATCAATGCAAATACTAATGTTGGTCGag CAATTGAGGTTATGACAGCTCTCAGAAAAATACCATCCCTTAAACGAATAGTAATGATAACAACATTAACCAAGCAATCAGTGCGTGCTATATTAGAATTAGCTCGTCCCGGAGATCATAGTCATGGCTCACCATTTATTCCTATTGTGGCATGTGTTGTTGACACTTTACCTAATGGTCCTCATTTTGAAGCGGTTATTTTGATGCAACGACGAATGATAAACAAGTTTAATCAAATATGGTCACAAAAAACTGCAGGGGAAGATATAAAAAGTTCAGAAATCAAAATTGTTCacgaaaaaataaatcaacaAAACACTAATCAAATAGGCAAAAAGATCTCAAGCAAACCAACTGAATTACAAACTAAAATGAACTTTAATAAATTCTTGGACAAGAATCACGCAAGAAAGtcaaaaatatcgataaagaaagcgttttatataaaacatgctgaaaatTCATCTATAAAAAATAGATTCAAAAGGAAACGTTCCCATTCGCCAGATAAAGAAGAAACGCCAAAAAAACTAATGAAGAAATTCAGTAAATCATGTGTTATAGCATGGCATCCTG aTCAAGcatcaaagaagaaaaaggaatggGACACGGGAAATTCACAATTATGTACGAATATATTCTATGAAAAAAAGATGCAAGAGCGTCCTAAAGAACAAACTGATTTAAGAGAGAGGTTATCTCATAATCGATTGGATACTGATATTGCTCAAACATTAAAAGAACATCAAGCACTTTTAGAAATAGCAAAAGAGAAGTTAAGCGGTCCAGCACCGACTGTTGATATGAATACTGCAAAACAATTGCAAAATATGTTAAATGTCGTTTTAGAACAAACAAATAAACTTCAAAGTCAACTTCCACGTTCTGTTTGGGACCGTATTGCTTCACCAGGAAATATAAATCCCGGTCAGAGGGAAAATAAACAAGATGATCCTCTTTTGAAGGGTCGTTATGTTCAAGAGATGGGTTCCCAGGATATTCTAATCACAATGCCAAATAAGAGATTCTTAGATAATGACGAGCCTGAACCAAAATCaatgtacaaaaaatataacaatttatcACCTTTAGAGCCAAATACAATTATGCCAGTAGCATATGCAATTAACTCTAGAGAAGAGAAATCCTTCCGTATAACACCAGAAAGATTTGCCAGATCGTTCAGAGTCGAGGTAAGCCAGAATCGGGATCTAAGAAGTCGTAGGAATGAAATGGAAAACATGAAAAAACCAATTTCACCTGTGAGAAGACAAATTTCTTCACCAAAACATCGTGTAACTCCTCCAAAAAGACTTTCTCCTAAACGTCCATTGCTATCACCTCCAAGACGTCCATGTTCTCCTCCGAGAAGACATTTTTCTCCTCTTCAACGTCCCACGTCACCTGTGTATCGACAACGTTCCCCCATAAGACGTCAAATATCTCCGTTACGACGACCAATGTCACCGAGACGAATGTCACCCTTAAGACAAGCTTCATCACCGAGACGTCCATCACCGCCACGACGGATAGAAATGTCTATGAATCGTCCAATGTCACCATTGAGACATCAAGTATCACCACGACAAATGTCTCCCATAAGATCCACTGTATCTCCTAGAAGACAATCATCGTCGATGAAGCGACCGATATCTCCACTAAGAAGACAAATTCCGTCTCCTAATCGAATGATACTTCCTAACAGACAGGAAATGTTACTTTCTAGGAGACAGGCAATACCACAAGAACGACAGCAGACATCGACAATGAGACGAATGGAGTCACATAAATTAGTATTTGAACGTCCTACATTATCACGACAGCAATCTCCTCAAAAACGACAAATGTCACCATCAAGATTTACCGATGATTGGGATATACCAAATAGAAGAGCCATTGAACAAAATATTTGGGTTCGACCTGTTGAGCAAATACCTGAACAAAATATCTGGCGAAGTGAACAAACTCCGGCATCTAGTAATAATTGGGAACAAATTACATGTAACGATAGACGTCATAAGAGTTTTAATCAAGAGAAGTGGGAAACTGCTAAAGATCCTATGCGCAGTGATAGTTGGAATAATGGTGGAAATACTTGGAATTCCAAACAGATGTATACAAAGCCTATGATAAAAGAAACATGGTCATTAAATTCTAATAATAAATGGTCACCAATGTCTATGCCCGGTAGTAGTAATGATAACTGGAATGTTCGCGGAAACGATAGCTTGTCTGCTTGCACAGAATCTTGGATGGACAATAAAAACCAAGGTAGATGGGAATCGTTAAATGTTAAAGATTCTTGGAAGTGCGACAAGGAAGATTTGAATGACTTACCAGAAGATGCAAAAGATCCTTGGGGTGATGATGGTATTTCagatttaaaagaaagatggcataaatttgaaagtactGGTACATCAAATGCATGGGTAAGGGAAAATGAACAACAGCGAGGAGATTCATGGAActcaaaatataataaagataaCTGGCAAAATAAAGGATTATCTTTTGTTACAAAATCTCAGTGGCAAAATAATGACAGTAAAAATATTGGAGAATCACGTTGGCTTCCCCAGAGTGATGAAAAGAAACCTACATGTAGTGGTTGGCAAAATGGGAATAGTGTAGGATCTTGGCAATTTCAAAATCCAAATTTTCAGTCACAACGTTCTTTTCCTTCAACTCAGTTCAAAAGttcatattaa